A part of Leishmania panamensis strain MHOM/PA/94/PSC-1 chromosome 34 sequence genomic DNA contains:
- a CDS encoding hypothetical protein (TriTrypDB/GeneDB-style sysID: LpmP.34.1420) gives MLRYYAASSRLALLAGVANVGTSVLCQYPRWSSSNSSSSTCTNNSTTSSNTGFSSEQNPHHAPGDGAEKTNESVFVKDAVSNSSATSEIQKRHRGFIEPSDDVVMETARKALAREGRDEIPEAIVWNWETTAPPILARGKQNIYDFTDDIPQHVKPFWYHEYYQQREYFQLQRQKRPLKERMKMWAGVLTAMAAAGAALTFFRVWVEQPREVRQLREELLQHTYGRVLELAAGHGQNIGAYPYAVHEVVLTDSNPQQLQAMRYRIPHTAYPKYDVKRVRSESLDIFKDNEFDCVVDMFGLCHLRDPVMTLRQMQRVVKPSGMILLLEHGASPYPPVNWFLDYFAQQHKVNTHGCKWNSPIRQYLQESRLEVKEIRNMHYGTTYYVVAYPEVLEAYKDHETEVEQVSKRNKSK, from the coding sequence ATGTTGCGGTACTATGCAGCAAGCTCTCGCCTAGCACTGCTGGCTGGTGTGGCAAACGTGGGCACGAGCGTACTGTGCCAGTACCCCCGCTGGAGTAgtagcaacagcagcagcagtacgtGCACCAATAATAGCACAACCAGTAGCAACACCGGGTTTAGCTCCGAGCAGAACCCGCACCACGCGCCGGGTGACGGTGCTGAGAAAACAAACGAGTCGGTGTTTGTGAAGGATGCCGTCAGTAACTCCTCCGCCACCAGCGAAATCCAGAAGCGCCACAGGGGCTTCATCGAGCCTTCTGACGACGTCGTCATGGAGACGGCACGCAAGGCGCTCGCCCGGGAAGGACGGGACGAAATTCCTGAGGCGATCGTGTGGAACTGggagacgacggcgccgcccaTCCTAGCCAGGGGAAAGCAGAACATCTACGACTTCACCGACGACATCCCGCAGCACGTGAAGCCGTTCTGGTATCACGAGTACTACCAGCAACGCGAGTACtttcagctgcagcgtcagaAGCGGCCCCTGAAAGAGCGCATGAAGATGTGGGCTGGTGTACTGACAGCTATGGCAGCCGCCGGGGCAGCGCTCACATTCTTCCGCGTGTGGGTAGAGCAGCCACGAGAGGTTCGCCAGTTGCGTGAAGAGCTACTGCAGCACACGTACGGGCGTGTTCTCGAGCTAGCGGCTGGGCACGGGCAGAACATCGGCGCCTATCCGTACGCAGTGCACGAGGTAGTGCTGACGGACTCCaacccgcagcagctgcaggcgatgcgCTACCGCATCCCCCACACCGCGTACCCCAAGTACGATGTGAAGCGCGTGCGCTCGGAGAGCCTGGACATATTCAAGGACAACGAGTTTGACTGTGTTGTGGACATGTTCGGCCTCTGTCACCTGAGAGACCCTGTCATGACGCTGCGTCAGATGCAGCGCGTCGTAAAGCCGAGTGGGATGATAttgctgctggagcacgGCGCGAGTCCCTACCCCCCGGTAAACTGGTTTCTCGATTActtcgcgcagcagcacaaagTCAACACGCACGGTTGCAAGTGGAACTCCCCGATCCGGCAGTACCTGCAGGAGTCACGGCTGGAGGTGAAGGAAATCCGCAACATGCACTATGGCACCACCTACTATGTTGTGGCTTACCCAGAAGTGCTGGAGGCCTACAAGGATCATGAgacagaggtggagcaggTGAGCAAGAGGAACAAATCCAAGTAA
- the MCA5 gene encoding metacaspase, putative (TriTrypDB/GeneDB-style sysID: LpmP.34.1430), which produces MADLLDILGIGSMMSLVPMLANGLLSVKRPPRVDINAGRRLIHTVRPIIPYRAPVPYTGGRVRALFIGINYTGTGNELQGCVNDVRLMLGTLQQISFPISECCILVDDPSFPGFTGMPTRENIIKHMLWLTGNLRPGDVLFFHFSGHGGQTRATHDSQEKYDQCLIPLDHRKNGSILDDDLFLMLVAPLPPGVRMTCVFDCCHSASMLDLPFSYVAPRMGNGGVREHMQQVRRDNYSNGDVVMFSGCTDSGTSADVHNGGHANGAATLAFTWSLLNTHGFSYLNILLKTREELRKKGRVQVPQLTSSKPIDLYKPFSLFGMVTVNASMMHFVPQQFQQRPQNLPPQAMPPPAGYPAYAPPPPQGYYPPPQDQRWSHGYPAEGVPVQGIPLQRTTVGVPQNPPSQYSSAPPAGQYAPRQPPQAPPAQYTFSSVPPR; this is translated from the coding sequence ATGGCAGACCTTCTTGACATATTGGGGATAGGGTCCATGATGAGTCTGGTCCCAATGCTTGCAAACGGCCTTCTCTCGGTCAAGCGACCGCCCAGGGTCGACATCAATGCTGGAAGGCGGCTGATTCACACAGTGCGGCCCATCATTCCCTACCGCGCCCCGGTGCCGTACACCGGCGGCCGTGTTCGAGCGCTCTTCATTGGAATCAACTATACGGGCACAGGCAACGAGCTACAGGGCTGCGTCAACGATGTTCGTCTGATGTTGGGCACGCTGCAGCAAATCTCCTTCCCAATTAGTGAATGTTGCATCCTCGTCGACGACCCGTCATTCCCCGGCTTCACCGGCATGCCTACCCGCGAGAACATCATCAAGCACATGCTATGGCTGACTGGCAACCTGCGCCCTGGTGACgtgcttttttttcacttCTCCGGCCACGGCGGCCAAACCAGGGCAACGCACGACTCGCAAGAGAAGTACGACCAGTGTCTCATACCACTCGATCACAGGAAGAACGGCAGCATCCTCGACGACGATCTCTTCCTCATGCTCGTcgccccgctgccgcctgggGTGCGCATGACGTGCGTCTTTGACTGTTGTCACTCAGCCAGCATGCTGGATCTACCCTTCAGCTACGTGGCGCCGAGGATGGGCAATGGTGGCGTACGCGAGCACATGCAGCAGGTACGCCGCGACAACTACTCAAACGGCGACGTTGTCATGTTCAGCGGGTGCACGGATagcggcaccagcgcagaTGTTCATAACGGCGGCCACGCGAACGGTGCTGCAACTCTTGCCTTCACGTGGTCGCTCCTAAACACGCATGGGTTCTCCTACCTCAACATACTTCTCAAGACGCGAGAGGAGCTGCGAAAAAAAGGTCGGGTGCAGGTGCCCCAGCTCACCAGCTCGAAGCCGATCGACCTGTACAagcccttctccctcttcggcATGGTTACGGTGAACGCATCCATGATGCATTTCGTGCCGCAGCAGTTCCAGCAACGTCCGCAGAATCTCCCGCCACAGGCGATGCCGCCCCCAGCGGGCTACCCGGCCtatgcaccgccgccgccgcaaggCTACTACCCCCCACCGCAGGATCAGCGCTGGAGCCATGGCTATCCTGCAGAGGGTGTCCCGGTGCAAGGGATACCGTTGCAGCGGACAACTGTTGGTGTGCCGCAGAATCCGCCGTCGCAGTACTCATCTGCTCCTCCCGCAGGGCAGTACGCACCTCGCCAGCCGCCGCAGGCTCCACCGGCCCAGTACACGTTCAGCTCAGTTCCTCCTCGCTAA
- a CDS encoding hypothetical protein (TriTrypDB/GeneDB-style sysID: LpmP.34.1440): MPTKSRHSSSLLFHRIGLASAILVVVCLALGYHTGYRSTEHWFQPRLVELRTLERKLKVALRMCKDETQTLISSEQLKNSRVREMIRMVAELEADQRKEEDVYKTIEMKRENCTATQAQLHRQVEEQSESDALLRLEVEELKDGIDTLQVSIKKIMHGERIPIVMLNQGLQRLRFLYADKCRLTPGCVELTDAELIERWGKATADEAIIKEFVERGEEAQRTMVNNTFPGASGNMTDIVLQPTLLEEENTSLTSKVPLFFNRSTYETPLCGVDKGAASLLPIRVVTALEQFTDYAFCAYRYHNPNFTFQSAFTYSSDTMSRQEQEPKKGIVTYLHELVVSPLLRFCIDCKFDTREMNYRLACLTDRVHSHYGTHDFWAARSLIQASPSVQDAAFRYYEAQNWHRKKILAVVLHQAIHHDGLQCDNLVGRQYGLHYQYLQSNYPNITAFQQHISDEHRLQCSPSLEMVIEYIQKVRSQAPYTFDHVYLSMAKEQRSTLESLLRVNDATQLLPLLLPVYTNAETEAAKPGFTELVDLEITGRATDILTNPFLSSSRYVTEIFLLRNNLAPGGHVWTF, encoded by the coding sequence ATGCCGACAAAGTCTCGCCACTCCTCAAGCCTGTTGTTCCACCGCATCGGGCTTGCATCTGCCATCCTCGTTGTGGTGTGCCTTGCCTTGGGCTACCACACGGGTTATCGCAGTACCGAGCACTGGTTTCAGCCACGCCTGGTAGAGCTCCGCACACTTGAAAGGAAGCTGAAGGTAGCGCTGAGGATGTGCAAGGATGAAACGCAGACACtcatcagcagcgagcaATTGAAGAATTCCCGCGTGCGCGAGATGATACGGATggtggcagagctggaggccgaccagagaaaagaggaagacgtcTACAAGACTATAGAGATGAAGCGAGAAAACTGCACTGCCACGCAGGCGCAACTGCATAGGCAGGTGGAAGAACAAAGTGAGAGTGATGCTCTCCTTCGactggaggtggaggagctgaaagACGGTATCGATACGCTTCAGGTGTCCATTAAGAAGATCATGCACGGCGAGCGAATACCCATCGTAATGCTGAACCAAGGACTGCAGAGGCTACGCTTCCTCTACGCCGATAAGTGCCGTCTCACACCCGGGTGTGTAGAGCTGACCGACGCAGAGCTGATTGAGCGGTGGGGCAAGGCCACGGCAGACGAAGCGATCATTAAGGAATTTGTGGAGCGCGGCGAGGAAGCGCAGAGGACTATGGTGAACAATACCTTCCCAGGTGCATCGGGGAACATGACGGACATTGTGCTTCAGCCCACCttgttggaggaggagaatacCTCGCTTACATCAAAGGTGCCCCTCTTTTTCAACCGCAGTACCTACGAAACGCCGCTGTGCGGCGTGGATAAGGgtgccgcgtcgctgcttcCCATTCGAGTCGTTACCGCGCTCGAGCAGTTCACGGACTACGCCTTCTGTGCCTACCGCTACCACAACCCTAACTTCACCTTCCAGTCAGCATTCACGTATTCCTCAGATACCATGTCTCGGCAGGAACAGGAGCCAAAGAAGGGGATCGTGACGTACCTGCATGAGCTCGTGGTAAGCCCACTCCTTCGGTTCTGCATCGACTGCAAGTTCGACACACGGGAAATGAATTACAGGCTCGCCTGCCTTACAGACCGCGTCCACTCGCACTACGGCACCCACGACTTTTGGGCCGCACGCTCCCTCATCCAAGCCAGCCCATCAGTGCAAGACGCCGCCTTCCGCTACTACGAAGCACAAAACTGGCACCGGAAGAAGATTCTGGCTGTCGTGCTCCACCAAGCCATCCATCACGATGGTCTCCAGTGCGATAACCTCGTTGGCCGCCAGTATGGGCTGCACTACCAGTACCTCCAGTCGAACTACCCAAACATCACGGCATTTCAACAGCACATCTCGGACGAACACCGCCTGCAGTGCTCGCCTTCGCTGGAAATGGTGATAGAGTACATCCAAAAGGTTCGCAGCCAGGCGCCGTACACCTTTGATCACGTCTACCTCTCCATGGCCAAAGAACAACGCAGCACACTGGAGTCGCTCCTGAGAGTGAACGACGCGactcagctgctgccactgctgctacCAGTGTACACAAATGCGGAAACTGAGGCCGCGAAGCCGGGATTCACCGAGCTGGTCGACCTCGAGATCACAGGGCGCGCCACAGATATTCTTACGAATCCCTTCCTCTCGTCGAGCCGCTATGTCACCGAGATTTTTCTCCTGAGAAATAACCTTGCCCCTGGTGGCCACGTGTGGACGTTCTAG
- a CDS encoding hypothetical protein (TriTrypDB/GeneDB-style sysID: LpmP.34.1450), whose product MQHSLQGASLPDALVRAIRAASKAFFQIQASRYAKEANSKSDLGFVSLVMKTKMLGPQVKFDCNHLLPSAWSELYRAAVNELADANATELWGLVSAVLSVIEQGAADCVNASVAIVKWHNLFDNELADAEEVIWRLQREDPHDSLDAVVEEFGSSVLVRIEGAFLTGHFHAAASLIDALLQYLRRGGSALLTAEVETALANVKRLLTVSFHDPVSHRQWVEAANDEVQDSRIIFLHASRGNQSGYDDDSGSGSGGATVIDRLVGDLCATSLDIILIITKDAKWMCERCCDSHHTATAFLTAVCAIVEPYASLERVYSLFGKYVDNWSSNEGSQWYYQCILAVLRVSSVADMVMAMHEVATIAAEALPHAPALPSTLGNEEAYDCDNNDADEDSDTVSLSAITAAAKPPSAATTRRFVLACMAAHIADLCAPSVVATSAAEIHLTFCRNELITAYLRLFALHPRTWRTAGLYACCSPLNDPSFLSEIVLFITPTAAVDERVYRSLRAFFHTTWSTSSDHQQVIRAKLESALPEHATVAKWWSAMEYYYAESYREAHRYIIKTQFTGGNCARAVWLAVQTRLTEVIESEICRQLTNKDALENAQLYMVGSAVQNGLIAIDACTNVELGRYLCAVAALSAYRQAATAANASLAALTPGRPSSFHPSLPSSRKLGFALEAVATCLQTIETALKSLDECHAMVHPSTTFTLVEHGASLLLSLRQLMMDPKTGESNSSAHVSSCLLPLLVESYELASIHNVPRNPRLADRSRALAEQLAHVHQTCI is encoded by the coding sequence ATGCAGCACTCCCTTCAGGGTGCATCATTGCCCGATGCGCTGGTGCGTGCCATACGCGCAGCCAGCAAGGCTTTTTTCCAGATCCAGGCCTCCCGATATGCAAAAGAGGCCAACAGCAAGTCGGACTTGGGCTTTGTGTCGCTTGTAATGAAGACAAAAATGCTTGGGCCGCAGGTGAAGTTCGATTGCAATCACCTGTTGCCCAGTGCCTGGTCTGAGCTGTACCGCGCCGCTGTGAATGAGCTGGCGGACGCCAACGCCACAGAACTCTGGGGCCTTGTCTCCGCAGTGCTGAGTGTGATAGAGCAAGGCGCGGCCGACTGCGTAAACGCGAGCGTCGCCATTGTCAAGTGGCACAACTTGTTTGATAATGAGCTCGCAGACGCCGAAGAGGTGATTTGGCGGTTGCAACGTGAAGACCCTCATGATAGTCTGGATGCCGTTGTCGAGGAGTTTGGGTCGAGTGTACTAGTCCGCATCGAAGGTGCATTTCTCACTGGGCACTTTCACGCTGCCGCGTCGCTCAtagacgcgctgctgcagtacctgcgccgcggtggGTCAGCATTGCTGACCGCGGAAGTGGAAACGGCCTTGGCCAACGTGAAGCGGCTGCTGACGGTTTCATTTCATGACCCGGTGAGCCACCGTCAGTGGGTGGAGGCCGCGAACGACGAGGTGCAGGACTCGCGCATCATTTTTTTGCATGCGTCCCGAGGCAACCAAAGCGGCTACGACgatgacagcggcagcggcagtggcggtgccacGGTGATAGACAGGCTGGTCGGCGAcctctgcgccacctccttaGACATCATCCTGATCATCACGAAAGATGCAAAGTGGATGTGCGAGCGGTGTTGCGACTCGCACCACACCGCCACAGCTTTTCTAACAGCGGTATGCGCTATCGTGGAGCCCTACGCTAGCCTCGAGCGTGTCTACTCTCTCTTTGGTAAGTACGTGGATAACTGGTCCAGCAACGAAGGTAGTCAGTGGTACTATCAGTGCATCTTGGCGGTTCTGAGAGTGAGCTCGGTAGCGGACATGGTGATGGCAatgcacgaggtggcgacaATTGCGGCTGAGGCACTTCCTCATGCGCCGGCGCTCCCCTCCACTCTCGGCAACGAAGAGGCATACGACTGCGACAACAATGACGCGGATGAGGATAGCGATACGGTGAGCCTcagcgccatcaccgccgccgcaaaGCCGCCGAGTGCAGCAACGACGCGGCGCTTCGTACTGGCGTGCATGGCAGCCCATATCGCGGACCTGTGTGCGCCGTCGGTCGTtgccacctcagcagccgAGATTCACCTGACATTCTGTCGCAACGAGCTTATCACGGCCTACTTACGGCTCTTCGCACTGCATCCACGCACATGGCGCACTGCGGGCCTCTatgcctgctgctcgcccCTGAATGACCCATCTTTCCTCAGCGAAATTGTGCTTTTCATTACTCCGACGGCCGCGGTGGACGAGCGTGTGTACCGCAGTCTGCGTGCCTTCTTCCACACCACGTGGAGCACTAGCAGTGACCATCAGCAAGTGATACGCGCAAAGCTGGAGTCCGCACTGCCGGAGCacgcgacggtggcgaagTGGTGGTCCGCCATGGAATACTACTACGCCGAGTCCTACCGGGAAGCACATCGATACATTATCAAGACGCAGTTCACCGGCGGCAACTGTGCGCGCGCGGTGTGGCTGGCCGTGCAAACGCGGCTAACGGAAGTAATCGAGTCTGAAATCTGCCGCCAGCTTACGAACAAAGACGCCCTGGAGAATGCGCAGCTCTATATGGTAGGCTCCGCTGTTCAAAATGGGCTCATTGCTATAGACGCCTGCACAAACGTGGAGCTGGGGCGCTACCTATGCGCTGTTGCAGCGCTCTCAGCATACCGGCAAGCCGCGACGGCCGCCAACGCGTCTCTCGCGGCGCTTACGCCTGGCCGGCCATCCTCGTTTCacccgtcgctgccgtcgtctcGAAAATTAGGATTCGCTCTTGAGGCGGTGGCTACGTGTCTGCAGACGATTGAGACGGCTTTGAAGAGTCTCGACGAGTGTCACGCAATGGTGCACCCGTCCACGACCTTCACCCTCGTCGAGCATggcgcctcgctgctgctctcactGCGCCAGCTCATGATGGACCCCAAAACAGGGGAGTCCAACAGCTCTGCCCACGTCTCTAGCTgtttgctgccgctgctggtcgAGTCGTACGAGCTGGCAAGCATTCACAATGTCCCCCGCAACCCGCGCCTAGCAGATCGTAGTCGCGCCTTGGCTGAACAGCTAGCTCACGTGCACCAGACCTGCATTTGA
- a CDS encoding hypothetical protein (TriTrypDB/GeneDB-style sysID: LpmP.34.1460): MPAIHCDEATIYASVALLCGVVALLAMARAFLYTLGALICHVVEDRRLPPLLEHSMCAAVLVTAVVLFGDVSALMPWVVLLATVTSGAFCWSLRSLRWIGVSSFVFYSLVVMHLVGPALVEEVDLSREEWSALVQGQRMLILSLPPLPSLSIYSYYDKVTIEGSSSPLATSTASAALPRLLLELSVWWTNSVKWVSECNESMKKRRRRDHITQGAVPPFPTYLLVASGDNTQLSHYTREIRTTTPVMAGSDRIRLVGRRNTIRHSHVYCIIPESRTDPTPPPAATIPTFVDVRCLQLRDDTLLRNVTIHWAVYPSSSLAPSTTAEAGHTLDSLSSAQYAWRSLHVGADAEQSCADVQAQLQGELGVAVSSSLIECVDEVDVAKLPLSFVTKAPLFVWLGWQFPGYVHRVQDMLLFFCSHVASPMWALVVVTCHVSWEATLALAQQCGVWLVEMAPYVKRGAEHVAIFLGGALCSPSTRREESIDADGDRVDAREALLRALATPSSRCATFARAHAAHSAFRAGAQTRTSVVAIVSAAMDTLDLVPGVWSVYTWSWKAEYRITLWIVAALQQAFFCAFSVILQPVVRVLIIAVQYLAALVPKIVIALHYLWRWISQLRILAYFSPFCTFMWALEKRVWRYEWSTLKVVLAFLAAQGERVVYVCARYAAVGGGYATSLVHHYSTTSLSTHMAVFFLQTALLGIAMRNELNQFVVAEQQQRTPARSFLVRCIPASMATWLPPNVLANRVNGLWMLVRAYLVECVRYFLLHAVATLVLIGLSVLPFASKLYALSLRYVFPWLSGQYFLTFFSHDRPPIRRVAVYFVGRMVVATVLQDTIGDLIYSVLKDLLRAVGLTGGLALLLFAWPQRASLARQVATAITDSLQATPTQTRVSMTPVAESNATELKAAEKVAEDKENEEARQRDVSVVKQINLVDAT; the protein is encoded by the coding sequence ATGCCTGCGATCCACTGTGATGAGGCAACGATTTACGCCAGTGTCGCCCTTCTCTGCGGGGTGGTAGCTCTCTTAGCGATGGCTCGCGCTTTCCTCTATACGCTTGGGGCCCTTATTTGCCACGTGGTGGAGGATAGACGCCTTCCGCCCTTGCTGGAGCATAGCatgtgcgcagcggtgctggtcaccgctgttgttctctttGGCGATGTTAGTGCCCTCATGCCGTGGGTGGTGCTACTCGCCACCGTCACTAGCGGTGCGTTCTGCTGGTCACTACGGAGTCTCCGCTGGATCGGCGTGAGCAGCTTTGTGTTTTACTCCCTCGTTGTGATGCACCTGGTGGGCCCTGCACttgtggaagaggtggacCTGAGTAGGGAGGAGTGGTCCGCACTCGTGCAGGGCCAGCGAATGCTGATCctttcgctgccgccgttaCCCTCTTTGAGCATCTACTCCTACTATGACAAGGTGACGATCGAGGGCAGCTCGTCGCCTCTGGCTACCTCAACAGCATCAGCGGCGTTACCCAGACTACTGCTTGAGCTATCAGTGTGGTGGACAAACAGTGTGAAGTGGGTCAGCGAGTGCAATGAAAGTATGAAGAAGCGTCGAAGGCGCGACCACATCACGCAAGGTGCGGTGCCCCCGTTCCCCACGTACCTCCTTGTAGCCAGTGGTGATAACACGCAGCTGTCGCACTACACGCGTGAGATCCGTACCACAACACCGGTCATGGCAGGCAGTGACCGCATCCGCTTGGTCGGCCGCCGTAACACGATTCGGCACAGCCATGTGTACTGTATCATTCCAGAGAGTCGCACCGAccccacgccaccgccggcggcaaCTATACCTACATTCGTGGATGTACGTTGTCTGCAGCTTCGGGATGACACCTTGCTGCGCAACGTCACCATTCACTGGGCCGTTTACCCATCGTCGTCGCTAGCGCCATCGACGACTGCAGAAGCGGGGCACACGCTGGACTCTTTGAGCAGCGCACAGTACGCTTGGCGGTCGCTCCATGTAGGCGCTGACGCTGAGCAGTCGTGCGCGGATGTGCAGGCGCAACTGCAAGGAGAGCTGGGCGTTGCTGTCTCCTCGTCGCTAATTGAGTGCGTCGACGAGGTAGACGTGGCGAAGCTACCGCTGTCGTTTGTCACCAAGGCACCGCTGTTCGTGTGGCTTGGGTGGCAGTTCCCTGGCTACGTGCACCGTGTGCAGGAcatgcttctcttcttctgtaGTCACGTCGCTTCCCCGATGTgggcgctggtggtggtgacctGTCATGTGAGCTGGGAGGCCACGCTCGCGCTGGCGCAACAGTGCGGAGTTTGGTTGGTGGAGATGGCGCCGTACGTGAAGCGGGGGGCAGAACACGTCGCTATCTTTTTGGGAGGGGCTCTGTGCAGCCCCTCCACAAGACGAGAGGAGTCAATCGACGCAGACGGAGATCGCGTCGATGCCCGGGAGGCCCTGTTACGCGCTTTAGCAACTCCATCGTCGCGGTGTGCCACAtttgcgcgcgcgcacgcggcgcaTTCTGCCTTCCGCGCTGGCGCACAAACGCGAACGTCTGTCGTTGCCATCGTGTCTGCCGCCATGGACACCCTCGACTTGGTGCCAGGTGTGTGGTCCGTATATACTTGGTCGTGGAAGGCGGAGTACCGCATCACACTCTGGATCGTCGCGGCGCTACAGCAAGCCTTTTTTTGCGCGTTCAGCGTCATTCTGCAGCCGGTGGTCCGAGTGTTGATTATCGCCGTGCAATACTTGGCGGCTCTGGTGCCGAAGATCGTCATTGCACTGCACTATCTGTGGCGATGGATTTCCCAGCTGCGCATCTTAGCCTACTTTTCACCCTTCTGCACTTTCATGTgggcgctggagaagcgtGTGTGGCGCTACGAGTGGTCCACGCTCAAGGTAGTGCTGGCCTTTCTCGCAGCCCAGGGCGAGAGGGTGGTGTATGTATGCGCCAGGTACGCTGCTGTGGGTGGTGGCTATGCGACCAGTCTAGTGCATCACTACAGCACTACTTCCCTTTCTACTCACATGGCTGTCTTCTTCCTTCAGACGGCTCTGCTGGGGATCGCGATGCGCAACGAGCTGAACCAGTTTGTTGTggcagagcaacagcagcgaacGCCAGCCCGCAGCTTCCTTGTTCGCTGCATACCGGCCAGCATGGCCACGTGGCTGCCACCGAACGTCTTAGCGAATCGTGTCAATGGCCTCTGGATGCTGGTACGTGCTTATCTTGTTGAGTGTGTGCGGTATTTCCTGCTGCATGCAGTTGCCACTTTAGTGCTTATCGGCCTGTCTGTGCTGCCCTTCGCCAGCAAGCTCtacgccctctctctccgctatGTGTTCCCTTGGTTGTCAGGTCAGTACTtcctcaccttcttctcccacGATCGACCGCCGATACGACGCGTCGCGGTGTACTTCGTTGGCCGCATGGTGGTTGcaacggtgctgcaggacacCATTGGTGACCTCATTTACAGTGTGCTGAAAGACCTACTGAGAGCCGTAGGACTCACCGGGGgtctcgcgctgctgctgtttgccTGGCCGCAACGCGCGTCACTGGCAAGGCAGGTCGCCACAGCCATCACTGACAGTCTTCAGGCCACTCCTACCCAGACGCGGGTGAGCATGACGCCCGTTGCCGAGAGCAACGCCACAGAGTTGAAGGCCGCAGAGAAAGTTGCGGAAGACAAGGAAaacgaggaggcgcggcagcgggacGTGTCTGTAGTAAAGCAGATCAACCTCGTCGACGCCACTTAA